TGCCCGAATATAATCAAATTCCGGTGATTGAGATGTTAAAACGCCAAGAGTTTAATTTCGGGAACGTTTGCGGTAACGTTCCCGATGATTTATATTCCGAATTGCTTATTTATCTGTAGAATCAAAAATATATTTGCCGTCAGCTTAGATGTTTTCCAAGCCTGTTTTGTTAACTAAATCATTTGATATGACTACTCTTGACATCATTACTATCGTACTATTTTCACTCGGAGTTGTTTTGGTCGGATTGGCTTTCTCCAGAAAAGGTAAAAGTATGCAATCTTTCTTTGCCGCCAACGGAACCATGCCGTGGTATATGAGCGGACTGTCCCTGTTTATGGGATTTTTCTCTGCCGGCACATTCGTCGTATGGGGTTCCATAGCTTATTCCATGGGCTGGGTTTCAATTACTATCCAATGGACAATGGCGGTCGCCGGTTTCATAGTGGGGGTGCTCATTGCTCCCAAATGGCATAAAACGGGGGCGCTCACAGCAGCAGAATACATACACAAAAGACTGGGCAAGTCTACGCAGAAGATATATACCTACCTGTTCTTATCTATCTCCGTGTTTCTCACTGCTTCTTTCCTCTATCCGGTCGCCAAAATATTAGAGGTTTCTACCGGTTTGCCTTTAAATACTTGTATTTTATTATTAGGCGGGCTATGCATTTTGTATGTGTCCGCAGGCGGATTATGGGCTGTGATTTCCACAGACGTACTTCAGTTCGTTATCCTGACGGCGGCGGTTATTATCGTAGTTCCTTTATCTTTCGACAAAATCAATGGAGTCACCGCTTTGATAGAACAAGTGCCCGACACATTCTATAATCTTCTGAATGATGAATATACTTTTGGCTTCCTGATAGCCTTTGGTATCTATAACACTATATTCCTGGGTGGAAACTGGGCATACGTACAGCGATATACCTGTGTCAAAACACAAAATGACTCCAGGAAGGTAGGTTATCTGTTCGGCGCTTTATACATCATCAGTCCGGTGTTATGGATGCTCCCGCCAATGGTTTACAGGGTATATGATCCTTCACTCTCATTGCTTGACGCAGAAGGCGCATATTTGATGATGTGCAAAGAAGTACTTCCGAACGGGCTTTTGGGATTGATGATCGGCGGTATGATTTTCGCAACCACCAGCGCGCTGAATTCAAAACTGAATATTGCTTCGGGAGTCATCACTAATGATATATTCAAAAACCTAAGACCGAAAAGTTCCGACCGTACGCTGATGTACGTTGCAAGAATCTCGACGATTCTTTTCGGAGTGCTCAGCATATTGATAGCCATGCTTATTCCTAAAATGGGGGGAGTTGTAAATGTGGTTATCAGCTTGGCGGCACTGACAGGTGTTCCTTTATATCTGCCTATCATTTGGACGCTATTCTCCAAAAGACAGACTTCGACCTCGAACATCACCACCACTTTATTAAGTTTAGCTGTCAATGGTTTATTCAAATTCATCACTCCGCTAATGGGCTTCTCTCTCAATCGTGCCGAGGAGATGATTCTTGGAGTTACTTTCCCAATCCTATGCCTGGCTATTTTCGAGATATATTATAAAGCGAAGAACAAGGAATCGGAAAAGTATCAATCTTACTTAGTATGGAATAAAGAGAACAATGCCCGGAAACTAAAAGAAATTGAAGAAAATGAATCGTCAGAAAAAGCGGGCAATAATTTCAGCAAACGGGTGATCGGTTATGGTATCTTCGCTTCCGGAGCCGGTATTGCGATACTGGGCGGCATGGCAGATAACGGTCAGAAACTTATCATCACAACGGGCGTCGTGTTTGCCCTGCTCGGATTGCTGATGACCAGGAATCCCAAAATCATTCATAAAAAGGGAAACTCCTGAATAAATCCATTCTATGTAAAAGAAAATATAGACAGATATATTCAGATTCTCATTTAATGCTTATCTTTGTCTATATTTCATTTACAAAACAGCCGTATATCATGGAAATGAACTTCAGAAGATACCCGATAGGAATACAGAATTTCGAGCAGTTGCGCAATGGAAATTACGTATATGTAGATAAGACGTCCTTGGTTTATAAATTGGCGAATACCAATACAACTTATTTTCTGAGCCGTCCCCGACGTTTTGGGAAAAGTTTGCTAGTATCCACACTCGAAGCTTATTTCCAAGGAAAGAAAGAATTGTTCAACGGACTGGCAATGGAAACTCTGGAGAAAGAATGGACAGTGTATCCGGTGCTGCATATAGATTTCAGTATAAGTAAATATACTACTTCCGATATGCTGACTGCTGTAATTAACCGCCAATTACTCCTTTGGGAGAAATTATACAGTCGGGAAGAAGGAGATACGACTTTCAGTTTACGCTTTGAAGGGGTTATCCGCCGCGCTTATGAGCAGACGGGAAAGCAAGTAGTTATATTGATAGACGAATACGATTCGCCGATGCTGGACAGCAACAATAATGAAGAAGTTCAAGCGGAAATCCGGAATATAATGCGGGATTTTTTCAGTCCTCTCAAGGGAGCCGGGCAATATCTCCGTCTGTTGTTTCTGACAGGCATCAGCAAATTCAGCCAAATGAGTATTTTCAGCGAACTGAATAATCTGCAAAATATCAGCATGTGGGATGAATTTAGTGCGATTTGCGGCATCACAGAAGAAGAGTTGCGTTCCCAATTGCAATTTGATATCGAACAGATGGCTCAAGCCAACAACGAAACGTATGAAGAAGCTTGCGCACATTTAAAACTACAATATGACGGTTATCACTTCAGTGAAAACAGTGAAGATATCTACAATCCCTTTAGTTTAATCAATGCATTTGCGCAAAAGAAATATGCGAATTTCTGGTTTTCTACCGGCACGCCTACTTTCTTAATAGACCTTCTGCAAGAAAGCGGCTTTGACATCCGGGATTTGGATGCCACTACTGCCACAGCGGAACAGTTTGACGCTCCCAGCAATAGAATTACCGACCCGCTTCCGGTGCTCTACCAAAGCGGTTACCTCACAATAAAAGGCTACGACCCGAATTTTCAAGCCTACACATTGGGGTATCCCAACAAAGAGGTGAGAAAAGGTTTTATCGAGTCGCTCATGCCAGCTTATGTACATTTGCCTGCACGCGAGAATACATTTTATGTAATATCGTTCATCAAAGACTTACGTGTCGGGAAATTGAATGAATGTCTGGAAAGGATGAAATCTTTCTTCGCTTCCATCCCTAACAAACTAAACAATAAAGAAGAAAAACATTATCAGACTATCTTCTACCTGTTTTTCCGCCTGATGGGACAATATATAGATGTGGAAGTAGACACAGCCATCGGAAGAGCGGATGCAGTCGTGAAAATGCAAGATGCCGTTTACGTCTTTGAATTCAAAGTGGATGGTACACCGGAAGAGGCGTTGGCACAGATTAACAGTAAGGGGTATGCCATTCCTTATCAGACTGGAAACTTGAAAACAATTAAAGTCGGTGTCAATTTTGACAGTGCTACAAGAACCATAGGCGACTGGAAGATTGAATAACTACCAGTATCCTTCTTTAGTATTAACGCACTTTGAAGGGTATAGCCTTTCTTACATCAAAACATAGAAGGAAAATATAATTTTCTTGTTTAATGCACAAATCAATTTCTTTATCTGAAAAAAGTAATAACTTTGAGTGCATAAACTAATCCGTCCGGTTATAGGCAATCTTTCGTCCGCCTATAGGCAAACGCAAGATTACCTATAGGCGTATTTTTGTATGGCTATAGGCGAACGAATTAGTCTATGAAGAAAAAAGAATTATTTGTAGAACAAAAAATAATAAATATAGCAATGAGCGTCTATTACGATTTATACACAAGCGGAAATCCGCAAAAACACGAAGAGCAACAACCGCTTTATGCACGGGTCATTCCGTCAGGAACCATTGATTCCAAAAAGTTCATCGAAATGGTATCAAAAGCGAATGGGTTCAGCCAAGCAACCATAGAAGGTTGCCTGCAAGCTATCACTAATGAGTTACAACATTGGCTCTCCCAAGGTTGGACAGTAGAAGTAGGCGAACTAGGACATTTCTCCTTATCACTGAAATGCGAACGTCCGGTAATGGAGAAAAAGGAAATTCGTTCTCCTTCTATCCATTTGAATAAAGTGAACTTACGTATTAACAAAAAGTTCCGCGAAAGTCTGGAGCCTTTACAACTGGAACGTATGGAATCCCCCTACCGGTCTAATAACAACCTGAACGAAGATGAATGCCGTACCCAACTGATACAACATATAAACGAACAAGGTTGCATCACCCGTTCCGATTTCATGAGATTAACGGGAATCAGCCGGAACAAAGCAATTGAATTGCTCAAAGAGTATCAGGAAGAGGGAATTATCAGGAGATATGGCGGCGGCAAGACGGTAGTATATCTGAAAGCGTGAGAAAAGGAGACATTTATAAAATATCATATTTATATGCTACAAATTCAATAATTTAGCAGCCACTAATCACTAGCGGCTGCTAAATATCAAATACATTTTTTCATTAATTTACCGAGACTTGTTTAAGGATTTTTTGTGTGTTAAGTATTGTCTTTTCTGCTGTTCGGGCACTGGCTGCATCTACACTCTTTACCGCAGCATCCAAAGCCGGAGCAGATACTATTTTAATTTTCTCATAATCCTGGATACCTTCGCGAAGCATCTCAAAACGTATGCTGGCTACCGCCTTGCTTGAAGCCGTGTTATCCGTACGGTATATCATATGGAAATCTCCGGCAGTATTGGTTCCATCCTGTATATTCAGGGGGTCAGAACTCAACCAATAATCAAAAGCCCACCGGAGATAACCATTCAATCCTTTTGACGCAGCATACCATGACATCCATACCATTTCTGCCGGGGATGTTTCCTTGGATACATAATTGTTGGGAAACATTTGCGAGCAACTGGTGTAGAAAGTTGAGATATGATTAGTTGAGGCTCTTTCATATCCTAAAAGCGTACAATAATCATAGAGTTCATTCTCTATATCAGCAGCAATACGGCTTCCTGCCAGTCCTATCTTCCAATCCGAGCCGTTCTGCCTGATGAGATTCACCACTTGGCGGGTTTCTTCGTCACGCGCCTCATCAAGAAACAAAATTGTTTTATCAAACCAACCTTTAGCAGTCAGATGCGCACGGAATGATGTGAGAAACGCTGTCCAGACTTCATTGTACTCATCTGTCCCTATCGGCAGTTTTTTAGTTTTGTAATTCGAAGTCGCTATATCAAAATACCCTATTGAATTGTTCCAACCGACCAAAGAAAAACAGTCTATCTGTTTATTAATTCCTAAAGAGAACATGAACTCCACGAATTTATCAAAATTAGTGTAATCAAAACTCCACGTGTTATCCCTGTTCAAGTTCCAGTCGACCATCGTTTGCCCTTCCAAAAAGGCACCGTCTTTAATGTAGGTCGTAACAGCCTTTTGACCGGCATCTGCCAACATCTTATAGAATGAAGACATCAAAGATTCGTAAGCCGGAGAGAAAGGTTCTATCTCATTACCACTCTTCCCGCACAAAGTAACCAACTGAAAAGGGAATTGCCATATATCCAGATGATACGTCCAGTCTTTGACATCGGGCAAAGTGTGGTCTGTCACAAGAAGCTGAATATTGAAAGACAGTTTTTCCCCTGTTTTCTCCTGCTTCACGTCGATGCTCCCTTCATACAAGCCGGGTGAGGTGTTCTTAGGGACGTCAATCGTCACCCACACCTTTGTCGGGTCAGTGGAAGAGATTTGAGTTACTTGCTGTTCCGACAGCGCATCGGCGATATATGCCGACTGGCGCGAAGTCTGCATACCGCAATCCAAGGCTTTTGCATCCCCCAATACATAGGTAGGGAATCGCAAACGAATATTTGAAGAAGGCAACGTCTGTGAGCCACACTTCAAGTCATTCACCTGATAGCTTATTCCTTGCACATTCTTTTCCGCCCAAAGAATAAGTTGGGTATGCACACGCTCGTTTCTCCAGACCGTATCCCGCCATTGAGTCACAATCTTGTCGGCAGAACTCTGACCTTCATGCTTATCTCTCTGCGCGTATCGCTTATATTTACTTTCAAAAGAGCCTTTCATGGTTTGAGGCGCTTCTACGGGCGGTTGTCCCCCACCTACGTCCGGAGCATCTTTCTCGTCACTGCTACAACCCGGAAATGCGAGCAGCAAACAGAACATTGCAGTTAAAATCATATATTTTCTCATTTCGGTTATTTTATATTGATATATTCTATGTTTATGCGCATCAATAGATATCAGTATCCAGCAGCAGTTTTCTGGCATTCTCAAAATCCGTAACAGTTTTCTGCCGTCCGTCCCGGTTTCTCACAGCCATGTCAATCGCTTCTTTTTTCTGTTTCGAATCCACTATTTTGAGTAATTCAAAGTCTTCGATACCCTCTTTCAGTAATTCCCAGCGTATGGAACTGACAGGGCCGTTTTCCCCCGGATAAATATAATAATCATCCCCCTGTATAAAGTTGAAAACTGGTTTGCTGTACGGGTCTTTATCCGACCAACTGTTATATGCCCACCGTAAATATCCGTCGAGTCCGTAATGGGCAGCCAGCCAGGGTATCATCCTTGCTTCGATAGCGGGAGAATAGGTCAGGGTATTGGGATGCGCAGGGTCGCCACACAAATAAAAGTTCGTTATCTTGTCCGGGTCTTTTTTCCTCTCCTGCAACCAGGTGGAGATTTCGTCACCCGCAGTCAGTTCTTCGGGCAAGAAGGAGTAAAACAGTGAAAACGACTTTGCCAATGAAGAAGCCTCTTTCCTGCCTGCTATCGAAAATTGCTGCAAGAATACAGGCGCGCTGTCACCCACTATATCCAGAATCGACTCAATCACCTCGTGCGGACTTTCATCAAAACTCAGATAAGTTTTATTCAGCCACCCCTTTGAAGTCAGGTGAGTTTCGAAGTCACGCAAGAAGGATTTCCATACCTCTTTATATTCAGGAGCAAACTGGTCGTAATACAATGTATCCGAAGCATTCGTCTCCTTATGACGGTAGACAATCTCCCGACGGTCCGTCTTATGATTGAAAGGAGACAGCGAGAATGCATCAATACGCCGGTCAATCCCATGCTTGAAACAAGCCTCCACAAAGCGGTCGAAGACCGTATAATCGAAGCTCCACTTTCCCGAACCGTCCAACAGCCAGGTAATCATGGCGGGATAGCCCATATAAGTCTGCGAACGCTGACTGCCCGCCAGCCAGTCTACTTTCCAGGGATAAGGCACGATAGTGGTCGTAATGGTTTTCGCTCCTCTTGATGCCAAATCTTCCAGATACGGGTCTATCTGTTTCCAATGTTCCTCGGACCATGCTTCCACTCCTTTCTCCACAGCCACCGCGTTGGGATTGAACCACAAATCCAGGAAGAAACTATAATTTTCGGGTGCCGGTAATGCAGGAGCCAGTACATTCACGGCCAGATTAAGGGCAACTTCCTGATACTGGTCTGTATGAATCACAAGCTTCCCGCGATAAATATCGGGAACGGCAGATTCCGGTATTTCTACCGTGAACCAGACAGGTTGCGCCCTGTAAGCAGGCACATCTACCGCCGGCAATTCCATTAAAGGGTCAGCTACGACATCCGGCGCCCCCGTTCCACTCACTTCCTGCCCGTAGACATCTTCCTGGCGGGCAGTCCACGTATATTCGCTACGGGCACGCTCCACGGGTACATAACGGACATACCTGACTTTCACGCAGCCGGCATCCAGCGTATCCCCTTTTTCCGAGATTAAATCTTCCACCCTGACAGAAAGCCCGGTAAGTTCATGGACCGACGCAACCGACAGTTGAAAAGACTGCTGTTCGTTACGCACTCCCGTGATTGAATGAATGGCCGAGAAGTCGACAGGCCGGATATCGAACGGTGAAGGCTGCTTGTCATTTTCATGCTTGGGCGCAGGAAACCTGGGGACCCGTATCAATGACGATGTCGCAAGCTCCCCGGTAGGTATCCACACATTCAATGAATCCGAAGGCAATGCCGACTCCACCGTCACTTTCAACCATTCGGGAATTTCGGTGACGGGGTCCATTACCTGATTACGGACTGTTCCTCCTGACTGCGCCTGTCCGCAGCCGCACAAGGCAGCGGACATACAAAGCGCATATATACTTAAACTAATACTATTTTTCATCTATCCGATAGATTTGATTAATACTCATTCTGGTCGAGAATACCCGGGATTATTTCCGTGCCCGGCTTGGGCAGCAACCTGGCAGTTTCTTTCACATTCGGCAAACGTTCCGCATTGGCCGTGACTACCATTTCCCTTCTGACAAGGTCGTGCCACCTGTCTCCTTCGCAAGCAAACTCCCATGCTCTTTCCTCCAGAACAGCCCTGTCAAACTCATTCTGCGATGTCCGGAGCGTATATGGAGAACTTTCACCTCGTCCCCGGCTATATACCCGGTCGAATGCATCCAACGCTGCCTGGTCCGGGCCATTATTCACATAGTTAGCCGCTTCCGCATAAATCAGCAAAACATCGGCAAAGCGCAACATCGGACGGAAACCTTCACTGGAAGTATTCACCCGGCGACCGCCGTCACGATATTTGGCGATAAAAGGTTCGACGCCCGCTTCTGTGAAAGTCGTACCGTCAGCAAATACGGAAGTGAAAGTGGCATCCTTCCGGGGTCCTTCAGGAAAAGCGTCGAAGAAGCGGGTTTCACTGAAATAGTCGCCCCAACCGCCTTCGCCATTTCCAAAGTATCTTGTAGCCAAATCCATGTGGCCTCCGGCCACTCCGTCTTCTGCAACCGAACCGTAGAAAGTGAAGATAAACTCCTTTGACTTCAATTTATTAGACTGCTTCCACAAATCGGCAAAATCGTCTTCCAGGTCATACCCATATTTTTCATCCATTACTTCCGCTGCCTTGTCCCTGGCCAGCACATAATAAGACTTATCATTCAACGGCCAGCCCGTCATTGTCAAATACACTTTTGCCAACAGGGCCTTCGCCGCCCCTCTTGTCGGTCTGCCTTTCTCCGCAAATGAAGGGGGTAGTTTAACTTCAGCTATCCCCAAGTCTTCAAGAATGGCGTCATAGACTTCTGCCACAGTGGACTGTTTTACGGTTTCAATATCATTTTGATTCTCATAAGTCGTCACCTGCACAGGACCGAAAAAGCGCACCAGATAAAAATAGGTGAAAGCCCGCAAGAATCTTGCCTGTCCTTCAAGCGCATCCAGTTTTTCCGCCGAAACGTCTTTCGCGTTCTGAAGTTTGCTAATCAACGTATTGGCATTGGAAACAGCCTGATAGCATTTCATCCAGAAATCGTGAATGACAAGTTCACGGTCATTGGGAACCAAGCGGTCGAAATTTTTAAACAGGTCTGCGTCGGAACGAATATCCTCTGCCCCGGACGCCAGGATGAGGTCATATCCATAATCGAATCCCGACCAGTCGGAGTAAAGAGCTTTGATTATACCCGTCAAGGCGGCATTATACTCGCTTTCCGAGGTATAAAAGTTTTGTGGCGATAAGTCTGACGGCGGATTCTCGTCCAAATCCACGCACGAAACGACCAACGGCATTGTCAGGCACAAAAGGAAAAGTAGTCCTATATTTTTTATAAGTTTCATAATGTATATCTTTTTGATTATCATTCTTTAATTCTTTTTGCCAACGCTATCAGAAAGTAATATCCAGACCGATTGCATACTGTTTTTGGGAAGGATAGGAAGCCATATCAAATCCGGTAAACGGTCCCGAATTATTGCCGGAAGCAATACTGGAAGCATTATTGGCTTCGGGGTCAAATCCCGAATAGTTGGTGAAAGTCAACAGGTTCGTCCCGGTCACATATACTTTCACTGCATTTATCTTGAATTTCTTCAGGAATTTGGAAGGCAGATTATAGCCGAAAGTGATGTTTTTCACCCGGAGATACGAGCCGTTCTCTACCCACTGGCTGGAATTTCGCTGATTTCCAAGTACATCATGTCCCGAAACGTTCGTATTCTCATTTTCAGGCGTCCAACGGTTCAGAAGGTTCCTGCCGACTCCGTCTGTGCCTCCCTCCAACATAAACTTTCCAAGGTTCACGATATCATTTCCCTGTACTCCGACAATCAACA
The DNA window shown above is from Bacteroides faecium and carries:
- a CDS encoding sodium:solute symporter family protein; this translates as MTTLDIITIVLFSLGVVLVGLAFSRKGKSMQSFFAANGTMPWYMSGLSLFMGFFSAGTFVVWGSIAYSMGWVSITIQWTMAVAGFIVGVLIAPKWHKTGALTAAEYIHKRLGKSTQKIYTYLFLSISVFLTASFLYPVAKILEVSTGLPLNTCILLLGGLCILYVSAGGLWAVISTDVLQFVILTAAVIIVVPLSFDKINGVTALIEQVPDTFYNLLNDEYTFGFLIAFGIYNTIFLGGNWAYVQRYTCVKTQNDSRKVGYLFGALYIISPVLWMLPPMVYRVYDPSLSLLDAEGAYLMMCKEVLPNGLLGLMIGGMIFATTSALNSKLNIASGVITNDIFKNLRPKSSDRTLMYVARISTILFGVLSILIAMLIPKMGGVVNVVISLAALTGVPLYLPIIWTLFSKRQTSTSNITTTLLSLAVNGLFKFITPLMGFSLNRAEEMILGVTFPILCLAIFEIYYKAKNKESEKYQSYLVWNKENNARKLKEIEENESSEKAGNNFSKRVIGYGIFASGAGIAILGGMADNGQKLIITTGVVFALLGLLMTRNPKIIHKKGNS
- a CDS encoding ATP-binding protein, translating into MEMNFRRYPIGIQNFEQLRNGNYVYVDKTSLVYKLANTNTTYFLSRPRRFGKSLLVSTLEAYFQGKKELFNGLAMETLEKEWTVYPVLHIDFSISKYTTSDMLTAVINRQLLLWEKLYSREEGDTTFSLRFEGVIRRAYEQTGKQVVILIDEYDSPMLDSNNNEEVQAEIRNIMRDFFSPLKGAGQYLRLLFLTGISKFSQMSIFSELNNLQNISMWDEFSAICGITEEELRSQLQFDIEQMAQANNETYEEACAHLKLQYDGYHFSENSEDIYNPFSLINAFAQKKYANFWFSTGTPTFLIDLLQESGFDIRDLDATTATAEQFDAPSNRITDPLPVLYQSGYLTIKGYDPNFQAYTLGYPNKEVRKGFIESLMPAYVHLPARENTFYVISFIKDLRVGKLNECLERMKSFFASIPNKLNNKEEKHYQTIFYLFFRLMGQYIDVEVDTAIGRADAVVKMQDAVYVFEFKVDGTPEEALAQINSKGYAIPYQTGNLKTIKVGVNFDSATRTIGDWKIE
- a CDS encoding HU family DNA-binding protein, producing MSVYYDLYTSGNPQKHEEQQPLYARVIPSGTIDSKKFIEMVSKANGFSQATIEGCLQAITNELQHWLSQGWTVEVGELGHFSLSLKCERPVMEKKEIRSPSIHLNKVNLRINKKFRESLEPLQLERMESPYRSNNNLNEDECRTQLIQHINEQGCITRSDFMRLTGISRNKAIELLKEYQEEGIIRRYGGGKTVVYLKA
- a CDS encoding DUF4091 domain-containing protein; translation: MILTAMFCLLLAFPGCSSDEKDAPDVGGGQPPVEAPQTMKGSFESKYKRYAQRDKHEGQSSADKIVTQWRDTVWRNERVHTQLILWAEKNVQGISYQVNDLKCGSQTLPSSNIRLRFPTYVLGDAKALDCGMQTSRQSAYIADALSEQQVTQISSTDPTKVWVTIDVPKNTSPGLYEGSIDVKQEKTGEKLSFNIQLLVTDHTLPDVKDWTYHLDIWQFPFQLVTLCGKSGNEIEPFSPAYESLMSSFYKMLADAGQKAVTTYIKDGAFLEGQTMVDWNLNRDNTWSFDYTNFDKFVEFMFSLGINKQIDCFSLVGWNNSIGYFDIATSNYKTKKLPIGTDEYNEVWTAFLTSFRAHLTAKGWFDKTILFLDEARDEETRQVVNLIRQNGSDWKIGLAGSRIAADIENELYDYCTLLGYERASTNHISTFYTSCSQMFPNNYVSKETSPAEMVWMSWYAASKGLNGYLRWAFDYWLSSDPLNIQDGTNTAGDFHMIYRTDNTASSKAVASIRFEMLREGIQDYEKIKIVSAPALDAAVKSVDAASARTAEKTILNTQKILKQVSVN
- a CDS encoding DUF4091 domain-containing protein, yielding MKNSISLSIYALCMSAALCGCGQAQSGGTVRNQVMDPVTEIPEWLKVTVESALPSDSLNVWIPTGELATSSLIRVPRFPAPKHENDKQPSPFDIRPVDFSAIHSITGVRNEQQSFQLSVASVHELTGLSVRVEDLISEKGDTLDAGCVKVRYVRYVPVERARSEYTWTARQEDVYGQEVSGTGAPDVVADPLMELPAVDVPAYRAQPVWFTVEIPESAVPDIYRGKLVIHTDQYQEVALNLAVNVLAPALPAPENYSFFLDLWFNPNAVAVEKGVEAWSEEHWKQIDPYLEDLASRGAKTITTTIVPYPWKVDWLAGSQRSQTYMGYPAMITWLLDGSGKWSFDYTVFDRFVEACFKHGIDRRIDAFSLSPFNHKTDRREIVYRHKETNASDTLYYDQFAPEYKEVWKSFLRDFETHLTSKGWLNKTYLSFDESPHEVIESILDIVGDSAPVFLQQFSIAGRKEASSLAKSFSLFYSFLPEELTAGDEISTWLQERKKDPDKITNFYLCGDPAHPNTLTYSPAIEARMIPWLAAHYGLDGYLRWAYNSWSDKDPYSKPVFNFIQGDDYYIYPGENGPVSSIRWELLKEGIEDFELLKIVDSKQKKEAIDMAVRNRDGRQKTVTDFENARKLLLDTDIY
- a CDS encoding RagB/SusD family nutrient uptake outer membrane protein, encoding MKLIKNIGLLFLLCLTMPLVVSCVDLDENPPSDLSPQNFYTSESEYNAALTGIIKALYSDWSGFDYGYDLILASGAEDIRSDADLFKNFDRLVPNDRELVIHDFWMKCYQAVSNANTLISKLQNAKDVSAEKLDALEGQARFLRAFTYFYLVRFFGPVQVTTYENQNDIETVKQSTVAEVYDAILEDLGIAEVKLPPSFAEKGRPTRGAAKALLAKVYLTMTGWPLNDKSYYVLARDKAAEVMDEKYGYDLEDDFADLWKQSNKLKSKEFIFTFYGSVAEDGVAGGHMDLATRYFGNGEGGWGDYFSETRFFDAFPEGPRKDATFTSVFADGTTFTEAGVEPFIAKYRDGGRRVNTSSEGFRPMLRFADVLLIYAEAANYVNNGPDQAALDAFDRVYSRGRGESSPYTLRTSQNEFDRAVLEERAWEFACEGDRWHDLVRREMVVTANAERLPNVKETARLLPKPGTEIIPGILDQNEY